The DNA window AGAGTGGCCGGCGAGGCGCAGGAGTACTGGAACACTCCGGTGTCATGGACGATCCCAAGATACAGAGCCTCCGCTACAGGAAGCGTGATCTTCTCCTTGTCGATCAGATCATAGATCAATTCTGATGTGGAACTCGCATCGGGGACCACATAATTTTCTTCCCCGAAGCCTTTATTGCTGATATGGTGATCCACACAAAGCGTATGGGCCGCCTGTTCAAAAAGAGTCTGTGAGAATCCAAGTCTTTCCTTATCTCCACAGTCCAGACAAATGAACAGATCATACTTTTGATCCTTTGGCGCCTCATGTCGGATCTCCCCGGAACGTTTCAGAAACTGGTAGGACCTGGGAATCTGTTCCAGATAAATGTCCACCGTCTTCCCGCTGTAATTTTCCAGGATATAAAGATATAATCCCATACAAGAACCGGTACAGTCCCCATCCGGCCTCTCGTGGCCTCCAATGGCGATAGTATTTGCCTGCGCGATCATTCTATTGAGCATCTTTTTCACCTTCCGTCTCCATTTGGCCAGTTACTTCTTCTATCTTTTTAGACATATTTACACCATATTCAATGGATTGGTCCAGTATGAAATGAATTTCCGGTGTATTGCGCATGTTCAAAGTCCGTGCCAGTTCCCGGCGGATATACCCTTCCGCGCTTTCTAATCCCTGTATCGTCTCCTTCTGGGCCTTCTCATCTCCCAGCACACTGATATACGCCTTGCATGTCTTTAAATCCGGGGCCACCTCCGCGGCCACCACAGACGTCCATGGGGCAACCCTTGGGTCTTTCAGGCCGCCCCGGATAATGCTGCTTAATTCCCGCTGGACTTCTACATTCACTCTAGTGTTCTTAATACTTCTTTTCCGCAATTTTCTTCCTTCTTTCTTTTCAAAGCAGGAGGATTTTGAAAGGCCGTTTCAGATCCAAGACTATCTTGGAACTTCCACCATCTTGAACGCTTCCACCTGGTCGCCTTCCTTCACATCATTAAAGTTTGCGAATACGAATCCGCATTCATATCCTGCCCGCACTTCTTTCACATCGTCTTTGAACCGCTTCAGCGAAGCAAGAGAGCCTTCGTAGACCACGATACCATCCCGGATGATCCGTGCGGAACAATCTCTCTCAAAAGTTCCGTCCAGCACATAGGATCCCGCGATCGTACCAACGCCGGAAGCCTTGAACAGCTGGCGCACTTCCGCATGGCCCAGAACCTTCTCCTCGAATACCGGGTCTAACATACCCTTCATAGCCGCTTCCACATCTTCAATGGCATTGTAGATTACCCGGTACAGACGGATATCCACTCCTTCTCGTTCCGCGGTTTCTTTGGCTGTAGCATCCGGCCGCACATTGAATCCGATAATGATCGCGTTGGAAGCGGAGGCCAGGCTCACGTCTGACTCATTGATCGCTCCGACGCCGCCATGGATGATCTTCACCACTACTTCATCGTTGGACAGCTTCAGAAGGCTCTGCTTAATGGCCTCGACAGACCCCTGCACATCTGCTTTCACTACAATGCCCAGTTCTTTTAAGTTTCCTTCCTGGATCTGAGTAAACAAGTCATCCAGAGAAAGTTTCGTCTTTGTCTCTTCCAGAAGTTTTACTTTGCTCTGAGAAATAAAGGTCTCAGCGAAGCTTCTGGCTTCTTTGTCATTTCCGCAGCCTACCAGTACTTCTCCCGCATTTGGCACATCGTTCAGTCCCAGGATCTCTACCGGCATAGACGGTCCGGCCTCTTTCACTCGGCGCCCTTTGTCGTCCATCATAGCTCTGACCTTGCCGTGAGCCGCTCCTGCCGCCACCGCATCGCCGATACGCAGGGTTCCTTTCTGTACCAGCACTGTCGCCACAGGACCTCTTCCTTTATCCAGCTCAGCTTCCAGCACAAGTCCTCTTGCCCGCCGATTTGGGTTGGCTTTTAATTCCATAACCTCCGCGGTCAGAAGAATCATCTCCATCAACTCATCCAGACCTTCTCCGGTCTTTGCGGATACCGGTACAAAAATGGTGCTTCCTCCCCAGTCTTCCGGAATCAGCTCATACTCGGTCAGTTCCTGTTTTACCCGCTCTACATTGGCGCTTGGCTTATCAATCTTATTCACTGCCACGATGATCTCTACACCCGCCGCTTTGGCATGGTTGATCGCTTCAATGGTCTGCGGCATCACGCCGTCGTCCGCCGCTACTACCAGAATAGCGATATCTGTAGAGCTGGCTCCCCGCATACGCATCGCTGTAAAGGCTTCATGGCCCGGTGTATCCAGGAAGGTGATCTTCTCCCCGTTTCTCTCTACCACGTAAGCGCCGATATGCTGGGTGATACCGCCGGCCTCTCCGCCGATCACATTGGTATGGCGGATCGCATCCAAAAGGGAAGTCTTACCATGGTCTACATGGCCCATGACACAGACAACCGGAGGACGTTTCTTCAGTTTCTTTTCATCCTCTTCTTCCTCTTTCAGAAGTTCTTCGATCACATCCACCACTTCTTCTTTCTCGCAGAGGATATCGAATTCCAGCGCGATCTCTTCCGCGGTTTCATAATCAATCTCCTGGTTTACCGTCACGATCTTGCCCTGCATAAAGAGTTTCTTCACGATCACAGAAGGTACCACCTTCATCTTATCTGCCAGATCCTTGATAGTAAGGACTTCAGGAATCGTAATGGATTTGATTTCTTCCTCCTGCTTCTGGGCTTTCGGCTGGGGTTTCTGAAGCTGCGGCTTTGGCTCTGCCTTCTGCTTCTTTCCCTTTGGCTTGCGATCTTCTTCCTCACGGCGGTACTCTTTTTTCTTATAATCGTCTTTCCCTTTGCCTTTGCTTCTCTGCGGTTTCTGAGCCGGCGTCTCCGGAGCCGGGATGCTTCCCTGGTTCCGTCTTCCTTCATTGTTCCGCCTTTCTCCATGTCCGCCGGAACGGTTCTGGCCTCTCTCACCGCCCCTGCTCTGGCCTCTTTCGCCAAAGTTTCGATTCTGGTTTCTGTCGCCGCCTCTGCTCTGGCCTCTTTCGCCGGAATTCCGGTCGTTCCTTCCTCTTTCGCCGGCAGGTCTCTCCGCGTTTCCGCGCTCGCCGCCGTTTCTATCCGCGGCGCTTCTTCCGCTGCTATTCTTTTCGCTTGCGTTTACGGCTCTTCCCTGAGGCTGCTCAGATGGACGGCTGCTCTGCGCCGGCTTGGGGCTGTGATCCGCCTGAGTTTTCACCGGCTGCTGGGTCTGAACCTTTGGCGCCGCTTCCTGTTCCGCCGTCTTCGGCTGCTTTTTCTCAAGCGCTTTCTCAAATGCCTTCGCCACAGATTTTTCCGTTGAACGCACAGGCGCCTGCCCTTTTTCCGCCGCGGGACGGCCCGGCTGTCCCGGACGGTTCTGCGGTTTCGCCGGACGGCCGTTATTTACCTGCATAGGTCTTCCCTGGGAGATCCCAGACTTGCCGCCTCCTGCCGGACGTCTTCCCTGACGCGCTCCATTCTGGGTGTTCTGCGGACGGAAGACATGGACGATATTCTTCTTCTTTGGCGTTTCCCCCGCGGGTTTCTCTGCCTTCTCCGAAGACTTTTCCTCCTCTGCCCCGCTTTTGTTAAAGGCGGCTTTTACCATCTTTACTTCCTCTTCTTCCAGAGAGCTCATATGATTTTTCACTTCTATCTTCTTCCCCGCAAGGAACTCTACCAGTTCCTTGCTTGGAACATCTAATTCTTTCGCTAACTCGTATACTTTCATCTTCGACATACACACTACCTCCATTATGCAATTGTATTCTCTTCTGTGTCCAAATGTTTCCTGATTCCTTTTGCAAACCCCTCATCCGTCACCGCAAGGGATGCCCGGAACTCTTTTCCCATTGCATGGCCCAAGGTATCTTTATCTTTATAAAAATAGATTGGTACTCTATAAAAACTGCACATATTCTGGAATTTCTTCTTCGTATTCCCGGAGGCGTCCCCGGCTACGATCACCAGCGCGGCCCGGCCGGATTTTACCTCTTTCTCTGTGCAGAACTCTCCGCTTGCCACTTTCCCGGCCTTCACAGCCAGACCGATCAATGACAGCGCCTTATTCTGACTCAAGACATTCCATCTCCTTTTCCAGGGATTCATATACCTCCGGCGGGATCGCCTGGCCAAAGGATCGCTCCAAGCCTTTGCATTTCCTTGCTTTTTCCAGGCACTCTCGGTTGGGACACAGATAAGCTCCCCGGCCATTTTTCTTTCCGGTAGCATCCAGCAGGAACTCCTGCTCAGATGTGCGGATGACCCGGATCATCTCTTTTTTGCTGCGCATTTCCTGACAACCCACGCATTTCCGCAACGGTATCTTTTTATTTTTACTCAAATGATCACCTTATTCCTCTTCTGACTCCTGCTCTCCATCTGCTTCCCCGTCATAAACGGCATCTTCCGGCGCTTCCTCATAAGACTCATCATAGCCTTCTTCGTAAGCCCCTTCTTCGTAAGATTCATCCTCGTAAGACTCATCGTAGTCTTCTTCATACATTTCTTCCTCAAACACGCCTTCGCTCATCTCCATATAGTTCTCCGGCAGTTCTCCAGATTCGATCGCCTGAGTCTCGCTCTTGATGTCGATCTTATATCCTGTCAGCCTCGCGGCCAGTCTGGCGTTCTGTCCTTCTTTGCCGATAGCAAGTGAAAGCTGGTAGTCCGGCACGATAACGCTTGCCGTCTTCTCATCCGGGTCTGCCATAACAGAGATGACCTTCGCCGGGCTTAACGCGTTCTCGATCAGGATCGCCGGGTTATCGCTCCAATTGATGATGTCGATCTTCTCTCCCCGCAATTCATTGACGATGGCATTGACTCTGGCTCCATTCATTCCCACACATGCGCCTACCGGATCTACATCCGGGTCGTTGGACCATACCGCGATCTTGGTCCTGCTTCCAGCCTCTCTGGCAATGCTCTTGATCTCCACAATCCCGTCTCTGACTTCCGTCACCTCTGATTCAAACAGACGCTTTACCAATTCCGGATGAGTACGGGACACTAAGATCTTTGGCCCTTTTGTGGTGTTCTTTACTTCTACCACATACAGTTTGATCCTCTCTGTCGGCTTAAACACCTCTCCTTTTACCTGCTCGTTTTCTGTCAGCATGGCGTCTGCCTTACCCAGGTTGATGCTGATGTTTCTCCCCACATAGCGCTGTACGATTCCCGTCACGATATCTTTTTCTTTCTCAAAATACTGATCGTAGATCACCTTGCGCTCTTCTTCCCGGATCTTCTGCAGGATCAGGTTCTTCGCGTTCTGGGTCGCGATACGTCCAAAGGATTTAGATTCAATAGGGATCCGCACGATATCGCCGATCTCATAAGTACTATCGATCTCTTTTGCCTCTTCCAGGCTGATCTGCTCCAATTTGTCTTCCACTTCTTCTACCACCTCTTTCTCGGCGTAGAGCTGGTAGTCGCAGGTCTCCCGGTCCATGATCAATTTGATATTGTCGGCTTTCCCAAAATGGTTCTTACAGGCATTTAAAAGAGAATTCTCGATCGCGTCCAGCAGAGTCTCTTTGCTGATGTCTTTCTCCTTCTCCAATAGGTTCAATGCTTCCAGTAATTCCGTATTCATTCGTTTCTCCTCCTTAATCTAAAAATCAAACGCCAGGCGGATCAAAGCGATATCGCCTTTGTCAAATGTTTTTTCCGTCTCGTCTGCAAGCGTAATGGTTACTGTATCTTCATCGTAATCTTTTAAGATTCCGGTAAATTCTTTCTGTTTGTCGATCATGCGGTAAGTCTTGACCTCTACCTCTTCTCCCAGGCTCCTCTTGAAGTCCTTCTCCTTCTTCAAAGGACGGCCAAGCCCTGGGGAACTCACTTCCATGATGTAGGCGTCTTCGATAAAATCTTCCTGATCCAAAAGATCCGAAAGTCTTCTGCTGACCTTCTCACAATCATCGATGCTGATTCCTCCGGTTTTATCAATGTAGGACCGGAGGTACCAGGTACTCCCCTCCTTGACATACTCCACATCTACAAGCTCAAATCCATATTCATCCACAATGGGCTGCAGAAGCTGTTCTGTTTTCTGCTCGTAAACTTCTCTTTTAGACAATGTAAAATTCCTCCTTACCAACAAAGAAGAGTGAACTTTCGTTCACTCTTCTGCCGGATTTCTATGTAACTGTAGGTTAGTATAGCACTCCTTTTGCAGAAATTCAAGGGTTTTCCTAATCTTTTTGAACTTTTAAACACCAAAAAACAAAACGTATTTGTGCAGATCTACTTTTCGTGCCGTCTCCACATTTTTCCAGTTCCTATTCCAGCAATAATAATTCCAGAAAGAGCACAAACCAATAGCCATATCTCCACCCCTTTATCGCCTGTATCCGGTGTTTGCTGTTGTTCTCTCATCCCTTCACTATCCGCCGAATTGTCTTGTTCATCTGGATTAGTTCCCATTCCTTCCTGAGAACTTAGTTTTGATAAGGTCACTTTCTCCAGCGATGTCTCAATCATTCCATTCTCATCTTCATAATAACGGTCACACTCTGGACAATACCAATACTCTATATTTCCAGTATGTTCACTATCCGGCTTCTTCTCATCTACTTTTTCCAAAGGATGTGTACAAGCCCCTTTACTCCGTACAATCACCTTACAAACGGCCATCTGATCTCTGTTGTCTTGTGATACACAATAAATATTTGTGGTTCCTTTGGATATTGCGGAAACTTTCCCTTCTTCCACTCTTGCAATATTTTCGTCCCCAGTCAACCAGAAAACCTGTTGCCGTGTCGCTTCATCTGGGGAAATCTTCACCTCCATTAATGCACTTCCACCAGTCTCTAATATCAAAAAAGTTTCTTTCAATTCTAAGCTCTCTACTGGCCGATAAGTTTCTTCTGGATTCTTATTTAAATAAATTGTATTTTCTGTCACTCCATTTCCGTCTATATCTAGCTCCACTGTACCATCACCACGGATTTGTTCAATCGATGTCCGTAATATATTTCCCGCTTCGATTCCCTGATTTTCAAATGAGTATGTGGTTATTTCTCCTTCTTTTTCCTCCGCAAGCTCAAAGCTCACAAGCCCTTTATCAACCCCTGCTATTTCTAATTTGTAATCCGCATCCTTGTAAAAACAGAGCACTTTTGCGTATTCTCCCGAATACGGTCGATAAACAACGGAAAATTGTCCATATTCATTTGAAATATTATTTTCCTCGCCGTCACGAAGTTTGGCAACCAATGTGCCATCTGGCGCATATACCGATACATCCACTGGACAGGATATAACTGATTTCAACGCAAACTGAACAGATTCTGGAATCTCTATTCCTTCTTCCAGATTAAAAAAGCATCTCTCTTCCAAAGTTTGGATTGTTTCCTTAACAACTTCCTCTTTCTCAGAGTATCCACAATCCGTAAAAATATTAATCAGGCCTTCTACTTTACACATATTCAGATAGGCTTCTTCTCCTTTTACACGCAACATATACAAGAGAGAATAATTATCATAGAAATCCCAGGCATTTTCAGCACTTTGATCAGTCAAAAAATTCTTTTTGCTTTCTTCGAGCTTTTCCCTATAGTGGGAAGATAACGTAGAGTAACCTTCTACATATGCAACTCCTTGCACCAGTTTTCCCACATCCATAATCCGATTTACAAAATAGGCTTCTATCTTAAGCACTAAAAGAAATTCATTTAAAGTTGCTGCACCTGTCTGTCCAATAGCAGCTTTTAGGATTGCATCTGAAATCTTAGCTTTTACCGATGTCTTATCCACAATATCCATTGCAAAGTCTGTTAATTCCCCCCAGGTCCCCTCTTTCATATCCCTTAAAATCTTTTTTGCAGCCAACCGCATTTCCAAGGGGAGGTCTAGGGCCAATTCTACTTCATTTAGAAATGTCCGGTACTGTTCATATACCTGCAATTTACTATCTAATTGTATGATATCTTCCACATGCTGTATTGACATATCTACAATATCCAGCGTTTTTGTCGCATACCCCATCGCTTTATAAAACTGTCCAAACCCAGAGGTCTCGTCCAGAGTAAATGATAATTTAAAAGAGTTCAAATCACTCCCCTGTGTTTTTACATCGCTATAAACTCCAATTGCTTCATTGGATCTTAATGCCTTTCGAAGTTCATTACGGTTCTTACATTCGTTCAATTTTT is part of the Lachnospiraceae bacterium KGMB03038 genome and encodes:
- a CDS encoding bifunctional oligoribonuclease/PAP phosphatase NrnA, with protein sequence MLNRMIAQANTIAIGGHERPDGDCTGSCMGLYLYILENYSGKTVDIYLEQIPRSYQFLKRSGEIRHEAPKDQKYDLFICLDCGDKERLGFSQTLFEQAAHTLCVDHHISNKGFGEENYVVPDASSTSELIYDLIDKEKITLPVAEALYLGIVHDTGVFQYSCASPATLRAAADLMERGVDAPALIRKTYVEKSYAQNQVLGRALMESILFMDGRCIASYIRRREMEFYGVEPKALDGIVSHLRDTKGVEVAVFMYELKPSVYKVSLRSKEQVDVSRIAQYLGGGGHKRAAGFTMAGTPHDVLNNLSGLIEDQLGEPV
- the rbfA gene encoding 30S ribosome-binding factor RbfA, whose protein sequence is MRKRSIKNTRVNVEVQRELSSIIRGGLKDPRVAPWTSVVAAEVAPDLKTCKAYISVLGDEKAQKETIQGLESAEGYIRRELARTLNMRNTPEIHFILDQSIEYGVNMSKKIEEVTGQMETEGEKDAQ
- the infB gene encoding translation initiation factor IF-2 — protein: MSKMKVYELAKELDVPSKELVEFLAGKKIEVKNHMSSLEEEEVKMVKAAFNKSGAEEEKSSEKAEKPAGETPKKKNIVHVFRPQNTQNGARQGRRPAGGGKSGISQGRPMQVNNGRPAKPQNRPGQPGRPAAEKGQAPVRSTEKSVAKAFEKALEKKQPKTAEQEAAPKVQTQQPVKTQADHSPKPAQSSRPSEQPQGRAVNASEKNSSGRSAADRNGGERGNAERPAGERGRNDRNSGERGQSRGGDRNQNRNFGERGQSRGGERGQNRSGGHGERRNNEGRRNQGSIPAPETPAQKPQRSKGKGKDDYKKKEYRREEEDRKPKGKKQKAEPKPQLQKPQPKAQKQEEEIKSITIPEVLTIKDLADKMKVVPSVIVKKLFMQGKIVTVNQEIDYETAEEIALEFDILCEKEEVVDVIEELLKEEEEDEKKLKKRPPVVCVMGHVDHGKTSLLDAIRHTNVIGGEAGGITQHIGAYVVERNGEKITFLDTPGHEAFTAMRMRGASSTDIAILVVAADDGVMPQTIEAINHAKAAGVEIIVAVNKIDKPSANVERVKQELTEYELIPEDWGGSTIFVPVSAKTGEGLDELMEMILLTAEVMELKANPNRRARGLVLEAELDKGRGPVATVLVQKGTLRIGDAVAAGAAHGKVRAMMDDKGRRVKEAGPSMPVEILGLNDVPNAGEVLVGCGNDKEARSFAETFISQSKVKLLEETKTKLSLDDLFTQIQEGNLKELGIVVKADVQGSVEAIKQSLLKLSNDEVVVKIIHGGVGAINESDVSLASASNAIIIGFNVRPDATAKETAEREGVDIRLYRVIYNAIEDVEAAMKGMLDPVFEEKVLGHAEVRQLFKASGVGTIAGSYVLDGTFERDCSARIIRDGIVVYEGSLASLKRFKDDVKEVRAGYECGFVFANFNDVKEGDQVEAFKMVEVPR
- a CDS encoding 50S ribosomal protein L7ae; the protein is MSQNKALSLIGLAVKAGKVASGEFCTEKEVKSGRAALVIVAGDASGNTKKKFQNMCSFYRVPIYFYKDKDTLGHAMGKEFRASLAVTDEGFAKGIRKHLDTEENTIA
- a CDS encoding YlxR family protein translates to MSKNKKIPLRKCVGCQEMRSKKEMIRVIRTSEQEFLLDATGKKNGRGAYLCPNRECLEKARKCKGLERSFGQAIPPEVYESLEKEMECLESE
- the nusA gene encoding transcription termination/antitermination protein NusA; this encodes MNTELLEALNLLEKEKDISKETLLDAIENSLLNACKNHFGKADNIKLIMDRETCDYQLYAEKEVVEEVEDKLEQISLEEAKEIDSTYEIGDIVRIPIESKSFGRIATQNAKNLILQKIREEERKVIYDQYFEKEKDIVTGIVQRYVGRNISINLGKADAMLTENEQVKGEVFKPTERIKLYVVEVKNTTKGPKILVSRTHPELVKRLFESEVTEVRDGIVEIKSIAREAGSRTKIAVWSNDPDVDPVGACVGMNGARVNAIVNELRGEKIDIINWSDNPAILIENALSPAKVISVMADPDEKTASVIVPDYQLSLAIGKEGQNARLAARLTGYKIDIKSETQAIESGELPENYMEMSEGVFEEEMYEEDYDESYEDESYEEGAYEEGYDESYEEAPEDAVYDGEADGEQESEEE
- the rimP gene encoding ribosome maturation factor RimP encodes the protein MSKREVYEQKTEQLLQPIVDEYGFELVDVEYVKEGSTWYLRSYIDKTGGISIDDCEKVSRRLSDLLDQEDFIEDAYIMEVSSPGLGRPLKKEKDFKRSLGEEVEVKTYRMIDKQKEFTGILKDYDEDTVTITLADETEKTFDKGDIALIRLAFDF